The genomic segment CAAAAACGATTTGGGGTCATAGTAGCTTTCGATGCGGGAAGGATTGTATATAAAGAGACGATTGTCAATGGAGTAGAAGGGGTTGGGCACTTTGAACCCTTGCGGCATTATGCGGAGGTTCATCTGTTATTAGAACCGGGTGAGCCAGGAAGCGGTCTACAGTTTGGGGTGGAATGCAGTGAGGATATCTTAAGTAAAAACTGGCAAAGACTTATTCTAACCCACCTTGAAGAAAAAGTTCATAAAGGAGTTCTAACAGGTTCTGCGATTACAGATATGAAAATTACCTTAGTCTCAGGTAGAGCGCACAATAAACATACAGATGGCGGTGATTTTAGAGAGGCTACTTACCGTGCAGTGCGCCAGGGTTTAAAGGAGGCAGAATCCATCGTGTTGGAGCCTTATTATACCTTTCAGATGGAACTGCCTGAAAAAATGGTAGGCAGAGCAATGACTGACATTGAGAAAATGCATGGCACATGTGAAATATCACAGACGAATGGCGAGATAGCGGTTCTTATGGGGAACGCTCCTGTTGTTACCATGAGGAATTATCAGAAAGAGGTAGTTGCTTATACCAAAGGACGTGGAAGGCTATTTTACAGCCTGAAAGGCTACGAACCTTGCCACAATTCCAAAGAGGTCATCGAAAGTATCGGATATGATTCGGAAAGAGATCTGGAAAATCCTACAGGTTCTGTGTTTTGCACACATGGTGCAGGCTTTTTAGTGGCTTGGGGTGAAGTGAAGGACTACATGCATGTTGAAAGCTATCTGCAGATAAAAGACGACTTATCGGGAGAGACCGTTCAAAATCTGGCCCCATATACAGAAAAAAGATCAATCAGTTTAGATGAGATTGACCAAATTATCAATAATACCTTCTATGCGAACCAAGGAAAGAAGTCTGTCTGGAAAAGAAGTAAAACAGCCCGTGAAAGTTATTATGAACCGACTACCTATGTCGGCAGTGAGAAGGAATTCAAAGAAGAGTATCTTCTTGTGGACGGCTATAATATTATCCATGCTTGGCCTGAACTGAAAGCGCTCGTAGATGAAAATATGGACGGTGCCAGAATGAAATTGCTGGATTCCCTAAGTAATTATCAGGGGATTAGAAAATGTCAGATTATCGTTGTGTTTGATGCTTACCGTGTTCAAGGGCATTTTGAGGAAGTCATCGATTATCTTAATATCCATATTGTTTTTACCAGGGAAGCTCAAACAGCAGACCAGTATATTGAAAGATTTGCCCTTGGAAATCAGAAAAGATATAATATCACGGTTGCAACGTCAGACGGTTTAGAGCAGCTTATTATCAGGGGAGCAGGATGTTCCTTATTATCTGCTAGAGAGCTGAAGATTGAGATCGAAGGGGCTAATGAAAGATTAAGGCAGGAATATCATGAAATACAGGGGAGAGATCGTAGTTATCTAATAGATGCATTGTCCCCTGAAGCAAAACAGCAGATGAAAGGACTTGTTAAAAAATCTTA from the Desulfitobacterium metallireducens DSM 15288 genome contains:
- a CDS encoding translation factor GTPase family protein, with the protein product MKRLVIGILAHVDAGKTTLSESMLFLSGKIGKLGRVDNKDAYLDNYELERARGITIFSKQAIFEMGEIQITLLDTPGHVDFSAEMERTLQVLDYAILVISGADGVQGHTKTLWRLLDMYQIPVFLFVNKMDQNGTDKEKLIKEINYQLIDRCIEFEQVRTDGFYDQLAMCDEIMMEGYLETGKIEAVQIKKAVMERKVFPCFFGSALKLEGVEHFMQGIAKYALIPSYPDEFGAKIFKISRDEQGNRLTHMKLTGGRLKVKDVLKNSSWEEKVNQIRIYSGQKFEAVSEIEAGSVCAVTGLSQTRPGEALGIEEVSEAPVLEPVLSYRIILPEGCDPRVMIPKLHQIEEEEPELHIVWDEQLQEIQAQIMGEVQIEILQSLIQKRFGVIVAFDAGRIVYKETIVNGVEGVGHFEPLRHYAEVHLLLEPGEPGSGLQFGVECSEDILSKNWQRLILTHLEEKVHKGVLTGSAITDMKITLVSGRAHNKHTDGGDFREATYRAVRQGLKEAESIVLEPYYTFQMELPEKMVGRAMTDIEKMHGTCEISQTNGEIAVLMGNAPVVTMRNYQKEVVAYTKGRGRLFYSLKGYEPCHNSKEVIESIGYDSERDLENPTGSVFCTHGAGFLVAWGEVKDYMHVESYLQIKDDLSGETVQNLAPYTEKRSISLDEIDQIINNTFYANQGKKSVWKRSKTARESYYEPTTYVGSEKEFKEEYLLVDGYNIIHAWPELKALVDENMDGARMKLLDSLSNYQGIRKCQIIVVFDAYRVQGHFEEVIDYLNIHIVFTREAQTADQYIERFALGNQKRYNITVATSDGLEQLIIRGAGCSLLSARELKIEIEGANERLRQEYHEIQGRDRSYLIDALSPEAKQQMKGLVKKS